A window of the Gemmatimonadota bacterium genome harbors these coding sequences:
- a CDS encoding HAMP domain-containing protein gives MKNVPAREGVLRRRLLAAFLAVSLVPLFGSNAMGFLRSRDIVGGLVERYVAGVADLQASHVQERIEQQRLYLEAVASGNRFLQAAAERATSAANPGMSTAASPEATTEYLQRKLEESGHFDAFALFEPDGVAYASSSAGHPVEQWSPHGAAPFGLVSTGPDSPPMLRFVVPVTDAGGATAAYLAGTVLLGRGEGFLDIPEHVAGAIESFIVDDRGLPVFVSHPHGPLRYDRPLDSPLVGAPPGRTDRYIDRGGVDVIGASAALPRYSWLFVTEVPEADALGELRGLRSLSWVLGGVFSLMVVLAGWGLAGGIAAPVRRLLAATRKLADGDLAVRVPEGGGDEIGELSEAFNQMATELAANQERIQRLHRREIERAEQLATVGELASGIAHEIKNPVVGISNGLDLVLRHVEDQPDLTPITTEMKRQLHRIERAVRDLLAFARPREPKLESTDVNEVVRRALALVEAGARKSGIPIRVDLGQDLPHVWADAELLGQAVVNLVLNAIQFSGEGSPIDVQTFVSSGELGIRVADRGPGIEQKNLAALFKPFYTTRHSGTGLGLSITRGIAEQHQGRIDVDSTVGEGSCFTIVLPLDARSAEVPS, from the coding sequence ATGAAGAACGTACCTGCGAGAGAAGGTGTGCTCAGGAGGCGGCTTCTCGCGGCCTTCCTGGCGGTTTCCCTGGTGCCGTTGTTCGGATCGAACGCCATGGGCTTCCTTCGCTCGCGGGACATTGTGGGAGGCCTGGTCGAACGGTACGTGGCCGGCGTCGCGGACCTCCAGGCGTCGCATGTTCAGGAGCGGATCGAGCAGCAGCGTCTTTATCTGGAGGCCGTCGCGAGCGGCAACCGCTTCCTCCAGGCCGCGGCGGAGCGCGCCACGTCCGCTGCCAATCCCGGCATGAGCACAGCCGCCAGCCCTGAGGCGACGACCGAATACCTGCAGCGCAAGCTCGAGGAATCCGGGCACTTCGACGCATTTGCGCTGTTCGAGCCGGATGGAGTGGCGTACGCCTCATCGAGTGCTGGGCATCCCGTCGAGCAGTGGTCTCCCCATGGAGCCGCGCCGTTCGGGCTGGTTTCCACCGGGCCGGACTCCCCGCCCATGCTGAGGTTCGTCGTTCCGGTCACGGACGCCGGTGGTGCGACTGCGGCTTATCTCGCGGGCACAGTGCTGCTCGGCCGCGGGGAGGGGTTTCTGGACATCCCCGAGCACGTCGCGGGCGCGATCGAGTCGTTTATCGTCGATGATCGGGGACTCCCTGTATTCGTCTCGCATCCCCATGGTCCTCTCCGGTATGACCGCCCGCTGGACAGCCCCCTCGTCGGCGCGCCACCCGGGCGCACGGATCGTTACATCGACAGAGGGGGCGTCGACGTCATTGGGGCGTCGGCCGCCCTGCCTCGTTACTCCTGGCTCTTCGTCACCGAGGTCCCCGAGGCGGATGCACTGGGCGAGCTTCGTGGTCTCCGAAGTCTCTCGTGGGTGCTCGGTGGGGTGTTTTCGCTGATGGTGGTGCTGGCGGGCTGGGGTCTGGCGGGTGGGATCGCGGCGCCAGTCCGCAGGCTCCTCGCCGCAACGCGCAAACTTGCGGACGGTGACCTGGCGGTACGGGTTCCCGAGGGAGGCGGAGACGAGATCGGCGAACTGAGCGAGGCCTTCAATCAGATGGCCACGGAATTGGCGGCAAACCAGGAGAGGATCCAACGACTCCACCGGAGAGAGATCGAGCGCGCCGAGCAGTTGGCAACGGTCGGAGAGCTGGCCAGCGGCATCGCACACGAGATCAAGAACCCCGTCGTGGGAATCTCGAACGGACTCGACCTGGTACTCAGACACGTGGAAGACCAGCCGGATCTCACGCCGATCACCACGGAGATGAAGCGTCAGCTTCACCGGATCGAGCGCGCCGTTCGCGACCTCTTGGCGTTCGCGCGCCCCAGGGAGCCGAAGCTGGAGTCGACCGACGTGAACGAGGTCGTGAGGAGGGCGCTCGCGCTCGTGGAGGCGGGGGCGCGGAAGAGTGGAATCCCGATTCGCGTAGATCTCGGGCAGGACCTCCCGCACGTGTGGGCGGATGCCGAGCTGCTCGGCCAGGCCGTCGTCAATCTGGTCCTCAACGCCATCCAGTTCTCTGGCGAAGGCAGCCCCATCGACGTGCAGACCTTCGTGTCCAGCGGCGAGTTGGGAATTCGCGTGGCAGACCGGGGCCCCGGCATTGAGCAGAAGAACCTAGCAGCGCTCTTCAAGCCGTTCTATACGACGCGACACAGCGGCACCGGTCTGGGCCTGTCGATCACGAGAGGGATCGCCGAACAGCACCAGGGCCGGATCGACGTCGACTCCACCGTCGGCGAGGGAAGTTGCTTCACGATCGTACTGCCTCTCGACGCCCGGTCGGCGGAGGTGCCCTCATGA
- a CDS encoding sigma-54-dependent Fis family transcriptional regulator has product MSRAAIAVCDDEMLIRLWLEEHLEDEGFEVRTYEQGTDLLEGLVSDRADLVLLDLRLPDGSGLDVLTKIRELDPTISVIMMSAYGEVEVAVKAVRAGAYHFLEKPIELPELLLLIDQALEKYRLAGEVGRYREGSAWRFRDVTLVGRSFAMRRVVELITRLALRGSPANVLIRGESGTGKDVIARAIHARGPRRDRPFINVNCTALPEALVESELFGHEAGAFTDAREAKTGLFELATGGTLFLDEIGDMPKAAQAKLLQVLENHKLRRVGGVKDIEIDVHVITATNRDLEQAVADGDFREDLFYRLNVIPIEIPPLRDRPEDIAPLALHFIDTLCTEMRLETRLLVPDALRALESHAWPGNSRQLRNVLERILLLEDGETIEVASLPPEIRGTGAAGAEESGVFVLPAEGVDLDAVERDLIRQALERTGGNKSGAARLLGMSRDTFRYRADKHELALERPDSD; this is encoded by the coding sequence ATGAGTCGAGCAGCGATCGCGGTTTGCGACGATGAGATGCTCATCCGCCTTTGGCTGGAAGAGCACCTCGAGGACGAGGGGTTCGAGGTACGGACGTATGAACAGGGCACGGATCTGCTCGAGGGCCTGGTCAGTGACCGGGCGGACTTGGTCCTGCTGGATCTGCGTCTGCCCGATGGCTCGGGACTCGACGTGCTCACGAAGATTCGTGAGCTGGATCCGACGATTTCGGTCATCATGATGAGTGCCTACGGCGAGGTCGAAGTCGCGGTGAAGGCGGTCCGGGCCGGCGCCTACCACTTTCTCGAGAAGCCGATCGAGCTACCGGAACTGTTGCTTCTCATCGATCAAGCGCTTGAAAAGTACCGGCTGGCCGGCGAAGTCGGACGATACCGCGAGGGCAGCGCGTGGCGCTTCCGGGACGTCACGTTGGTCGGCCGTTCGTTCGCGATGCGCAGGGTCGTCGAGCTCATCACGCGCCTCGCGCTCCGCGGGAGTCCCGCGAACGTACTCATTCGCGGGGAGAGTGGTACGGGCAAGGATGTGATCGCGCGTGCGATCCATGCCCGCGGACCACGCCGGGACCGGCCTTTTATCAACGTGAACTGCACGGCGCTCCCCGAGGCCCTCGTGGAGAGCGAGCTGTTCGGCCACGAGGCGGGTGCCTTCACCGATGCCCGGGAGGCAAAGACCGGTCTGTTCGAACTGGCGACTGGGGGCACGCTCTTTCTCGACGAGATCGGGGACATGCCGAAGGCGGCGCAAGCCAAGCTCCTGCAAGTATTGGAAAACCATAAGCTACGGCGTGTGGGTGGGGTGAAAGACATCGAGATCGACGTGCACGTGATCACCGCGACCAATCGTGACCTCGAGCAAGCGGTGGCGGACGGCGACTTTCGGGAAGATCTCTTCTACCGCCTGAACGTGATCCCGATCGAAATCCCACCGCTTCGCGATCGTCCCGAGGACATCGCGCCGCTCGCCCTGCATTTCATCGATACTCTCTGCACCGAGATGCGGCTGGAAACCCGACTGCTGGTCCCGGATGCGCTGCGTGCCCTGGAGTCTCATGCCTGGCCGGGAAACTCGCGGCAACTACGCAACGTCCTGGAGCGTATTCTGCTGCTTGAGGACGGTGAGACCATCGAAGTCGCCAGTCTTCCACCGGAGATCCGAGGGACCGGTGCCGCTGGAGCCGAAGAGTCGGGGGTGTTCGTTCTGCCCGCGGAGGGGGTGGACCTCGATGCGGTGGAGCGTGATCTGATCCGTCAGGCCCTCGAACGTACCGGCGGCAACAAGTCTGGCGCGGCGCGCCTGTTGGGGATGAGTCGAGACACGTTCCGGTATCGGGCGGACAAGCACGAATTGGCTCTGGAGAGGCCGGACAGCGATTGA
- a CDS encoding tryptophanase produces the protein MTRIIEPFRIKVVEPIRMTTAAERRSHLKEAGYNVFKLRAEHVLIDLLTDSGTGAMSAEQWSAMMRGDESYAGSTSWYRFEKSVRDILGFRHVIPTHQGRAAERILFCTICRSGHVVPNNTHFDTTRANIEATGAEALDLPVAEGLVPAESIPFKGNMDVAALEALIEERGACQIPICMITVTNNTGGGQPVSMANIRAVSETCRAHGIPLYLDACRFAENAFFIKTREDGYADASVREIAQEMFSYADGCTMSAKKDGLANIGGFLATNDEVLAKQEQNLLILTEGFPTYGGLAGRDLEAIAVGLEEVLDEDYLRYRIEVTRYLGDHLTEGDVPIVQPPGGHAVYIDAAAFLPHVPPKDLPGQSVVCELYIEGGVRTVEIGTVMFGHPDPKTGEEVPSKLELVRLAIPRRVYTKSQIDYVIDVTLAVWARRDSIGGFRFVEQAAVLRHFTARFEPLYRMDS, from the coding sequence GTGACTCGAATCATCGAGCCGTTCCGCATCAAGGTCGTAGAGCCGATCCGGATGACGACCGCGGCCGAGCGCCGGTCTCACCTCAAGGAAGCTGGCTACAACGTGTTCAAGCTGAGGGCCGAGCACGTACTCATCGACTTGCTCACCGACTCGGGCACCGGGGCCATGAGCGCCGAGCAGTGGTCTGCGATGATGCGCGGTGACGAGTCCTACGCCGGCAGCACTTCGTGGTATCGCTTCGAGAAGTCCGTCCGAGACATCTTAGGGTTTCGGCACGTGATTCCGACGCATCAAGGTAGGGCCGCGGAGAGGATCCTGTTCTGTACGATCTGTCGAAGCGGCCACGTCGTCCCGAATAACACGCACTTCGACACGACCCGTGCGAACATCGAGGCCACGGGAGCGGAGGCCCTCGACCTCCCGGTGGCTGAAGGCCTGGTCCCCGCGGAGTCGATCCCGTTCAAGGGCAACATGGACGTCGCGGCTCTGGAAGCTCTGATCGAGGAGCGAGGCGCCTGTCAGATCCCGATTTGCATGATCACGGTCACCAACAACACCGGCGGCGGCCAGCCGGTTTCGATGGCCAACATCCGCGCGGTGAGCGAGACCTGCCGCGCGCACGGCATCCCACTCTACCTGGACGCGTGCCGCTTCGCCGAGAACGCGTTCTTCATCAAGACTCGTGAGGACGGCTACGCGGACGCCTCCGTACGCGAGATCGCTCAGGAGATGTTCTCCTACGCCGACGGCTGCACCATGTCCGCGAAGAAGGATGGACTGGCCAACATCGGCGGATTCCTCGCGACCAACGACGAGGTTCTGGCCAAGCAGGAGCAGAACCTGCTGATCCTGACCGAGGGCTTTCCGACGTACGGCGGCCTCGCCGGGAGGGACCTGGAAGCGATCGCGGTGGGCCTCGAGGAGGTGTTGGACGAGGACTACCTGAGGTACCGCATCGAGGTGACACGTTATCTCGGGGATCACCTGACGGAGGGCGACGTCCCCATCGTGCAGCCGCCGGGTGGGCACGCCGTGTACATCGACGCTGCGGCGTTCCTACCGCATGTGCCGCCCAAGGATCTGCCGGGTCAGTCTGTCGTGTGCGAGCTCTACATCGAGGGTGGTGTGCGGACGGTGGAGATCGGGACCGTGATGTTCGGGCACCCCGACCCGAAGACCGGCGAAGAGGTGCCCTCGAAGCTGGAGTTGGTCCGCCTCGCGATTCCGAGACGCGTCTATACGAAGAGCCAAATCGATTACGTCATCGACGTGACGTTGGCGGTATGGGCGCGCAGGGACTCCATCGGCGGCTTCCGTTTCGTGGAGCAAGCAGCCGTGCTACGGCACTTCACCGCCCGATTCGAGCCTCTCTACCGGATGGACTCCTGA